A region from the Silene latifolia isolate original U9 population chromosome 7, ASM4854445v1, whole genome shotgun sequence genome encodes:
- the LOC141590906 gene encoding uncharacterized protein LOC141590906: MAWVAQLTVGLLVRKLLLSRPSYGTIKVRRGIRSRRKHAVDYCLLDDYNFENSESISWYSRHATLRRSDIMTMLPEVVMSPVVIESWAVLLNHLESAEHLLPRMAFFGIRHMECIMQLMDIREAGSQSNDITDRLYHIWDTFIQDCDKTFNLNAEFIFVPVNIGGHFACVCINFGQQTVDLLDYQHHANWDQSEMCNVTRQVASAVSDYLDVRTDRGYEITSFEHRQIPFRRQTPLPNITESGVFCMMYMLMYEGLPFEHPDLERKRNRRYLVVELVATLVLADINVNRDIFEAKLNGFIAGKEDLWAKLQKKRKIKAVLSKK, from the exons ATGGCTTGGGTTGCTCAATTGACTGTGGGGCTGCTGGTACGCAAACTCTTGTTGTCTCGACCTTCTTACGGAACAATCAAAGTCCGTCGGGGTATTCGATCACGTCGAAAGCATGCGGTGGACTATTGCCTGTTAGACGACTACAACTTTGAAAATTC TGAATCAATCTCTTGGTACAGTAGGCATGCGACGCTGCGCCGGTCCGACATCATGACCATGCTTCCTGAGGTTGTAATGTCGCCTGTTGTCATTGAGTCGTGGGCTGTTTTGCTGAACCATTTGGAGTCTGCTGAACACTTACTTCCTAGGATGGCCTTCTTTGGGATACGTCATATG GAATGTATCATGCAGCTTATGGATATACGTGAAGCAGGCTCACAGTCTAATGACATCACTGATCGGCTGTATCACATTTGGGATACCTTCATCCAGGACTGTGATAAAACTTTCAACCTGAATGCCGAGTTTATCTTCGTACCTGTCAACATTGGTGGTCACTTTGCATGCGTGTGTATAAATTTTGGACAACAAACTGTGGATCTCCTTGACTACCAACATCATGCCAACTGGGATCAGTCTGAGATGTGCAATGTTACTCGCCAAGTGGCATCAGCTGTTAGCGATTATTTGGACGTCAGAACGGACAGGGGATATGAGATTACTAGCTTTGAGCATCGGCAAATCCCGTTCAGGCGCCAAACACCCCTTCCTAACATAACAGAATCAGGGGTTTTCTGTATGATGTATATGCTGATGTACGAGGGTCTACCTTTTGAGCATCCAGActtggagaggaagaggaatcgaCGGTACTTGGTAGTCGAGTTGGTGGCGACGCTTGTTCTAGCTGACATAAATGTCAACAGAGACATTTTTGAAGCAAAGTTGAATGGGTTTATCGCTGGAAAAGAAGATTTATGGGCCAAGTTACAAAAGAAGCGCAAAATTAAGGCTGTGTTGTCGAAAAAGTGA
- the LOC141589749 gene encoding protein FAR1-RELATED SEQUENCE 7-like — protein MASMLNRKDEEWGSTRVQELCKEVEKRFTPYIGLEFGGVDDAVTFYKIYAIACGFDVRRYTTKKWRGGEIKSKLVVCNREGFAHKKPIKDQDGGLDGENSKRIFRIGATKTYRICKEQVNGYENIGASLNDFKNFHRDVKCFIHERDGQLFVDHFKEMTETRIGFYFDYDLDDDGALRRAIWADGTARDNYKIFGDAVSFDPTYSTNKYSMVFTPFTVLTTINDP, from the exons AATGGGGTTCAACCCGTGTGCAAGAGCTGTGTAAGGAGGTGGAGAAGAGGTTTACACCGTACATCGGCCTGGAGTTTGGGGGTGTTGATGATGCAGTGACTTTTTATAAGATATACGccattgcttgtgggtttgatgtACGTAGGTACACAACAAAAAAATGGCGTGGCGGTGAGATCAAGTCAAAGCTCGTTGTCTGCAATCGAGAAGGTTTCGCTCACAAGAAGCCCATAAAAGATCAGGATGGCGGACTGGATGGAGAGAATTCAAAGAGGATATTCAGG ATAGGAGCAACAAAAACATACAGAATCTGCAAAGAACAAGTGAATGGATACGAAAACATTGGAGCAagcttaaatgattttaagaacttccataggGATGTTAAATGTTTCATTCACGAACGGGATGGTCAGTTGTTTGTTGACCATTTCAAGGAAATGACTGAAACAAGAATAGGTTTCTACTTTGACTATGACCTTGACGATGATGGCGCCCTACGTAGGGCCATATGGGCGGACGGTACCGCCCGAGATAATTACAAAATTTTTGGTGATGCGGTGTCATTCGACCCAACTTACTCCACCAATAAGTATTCTATGGTATTCACACCATTCACAGTGTTGACCACCATAAACGATCCGTGA